In one window of Hallerella porci DNA:
- the aspS gene encoding aspartate--tRNA ligase — protein sequence MKRTHNCGELRKEDIGKTVSLAGWVDRRRDLGGVIFVDLRDKYGKTQVVFNPERNAEVHKLADNLRNEFVIYITGEVQARPEGMENDKLATGAVDVKVDKLEILNEAQTSPIEINNAKEESKENDDFRLKYRYLDLRRPWIQKNLLLKSRFLKAVYDFFYANGFENIETPVLCKSTPEGARDYLVPSRVNPGEFYALPQSPQQYKQLLMIAGFDRYFQIAKCFRDEDLRADRQPEFTQIDVEMSFVNQDEVMEMFDKFVTEVLGKVWNFEPPRHIRRMKWHEAMLKYGSDKPDLRFDLEIHDVSEIAATSNFGVFKNVVAAGGKVRGIAAKGCVDFTRKQIDDLTAYVAKYGAKGLVWMRVKENDVVETQVGKFFTTEQLNALRDEVGAKNGDMMFFIAGPEKVAATAMGQLRLEVARIKGLRDPKKREFVWITEFPMFEYSETEGRYMAMHHPFTNPLPEHLEMMLSGNLKDCNAEAYDLVLNGVEIGGGSIRIHDPKVQEKVFRLLGLSEEQVRDKFGFFVDAFKFGAPPHGGLAFGLDRVVATMEGQDSIRDFIAFPKNTSASSPMDNCPSEVDVAQLNDLHISINKID from the coding sequence ATGAAACGTACACACAACTGCGGCGAACTCCGCAAAGAAGACATCGGTAAAACCGTTTCTCTCGCAGGCTGGGTTGACCGCCGTCGCGATTTGGGCGGCGTTATTTTCGTCGATCTCCGCGACAAATACGGAAAAACTCAGGTCGTCTTCAATCCGGAACGCAACGCCGAAGTTCACAAACTGGCAGATAACCTCCGCAATGAATTCGTCATTTACATTACCGGTGAAGTCCAGGCTCGTCCCGAAGGCATGGAAAACGATAAGCTCGCCACTGGTGCTGTTGACGTCAAAGTGGACAAGCTCGAAATTTTGAACGAAGCACAAACTTCGCCGATTGAAATCAACAACGCCAAAGAAGAAAGCAAAGAAAACGATGACTTCCGTTTGAAGTATCGCTACTTGGACTTGCGCCGTCCGTGGATTCAGAAAAATCTTTTGCTCAAGAGCCGTTTCCTCAAAGCGGTTTATGATTTCTTCTACGCAAACGGTTTTGAAAATATCGAAACGCCGGTGCTTTGCAAATCGACGCCGGAAGGTGCCCGCGACTATCTCGTCCCGTCGCGCGTGAACCCGGGCGAATTTTACGCTCTTCCGCAATCTCCGCAACAATACAAGCAGTTGTTGATGATTGCAGGCTTTGACCGCTACTTCCAAATTGCGAAGTGCTTCCGCGATGAAGACCTCCGCGCAGACCGTCAGCCCGAATTTACGCAGATTGACGTGGAAATGTCTTTCGTCAATCAAGACGAAGTCATGGAAATGTTCGACAAATTCGTGACCGAAGTTCTCGGCAAAGTTTGGAACTTTGAACCGCCGCGTCACATTCGTCGGATGAAGTGGCACGAAGCGATGCTCAAATACGGTTCGGATAAACCGGACCTTCGCTTCGACTTGGAAATTCACGATGTTTCTGAAATTGCAGCGACATCGAATTTCGGCGTTTTCAAAAACGTCGTCGCAGCCGGCGGAAAAGTCCGTGGCATCGCTGCCAAGGGTTGCGTTGATTTTACCCGCAAGCAAATCGATGACTTGACCGCTTATGTCGCCAAGTACGGAGCAAAGGGTCTTGTGTGGATGCGCGTCAAAGAAAACGATGTCGTCGAAACGCAGGTTGGTAAATTCTTCACCACCGAACAATTAAACGCTCTTCGCGACGAAGTCGGCGCTAAAAACGGCGACATGATGTTCTTCATCGCAGGTCCGGAAAAAGTAGCCGCTACCGCAATGGGTCAGCTCCGTTTGGAAGTCGCCCGCATCAAAGGTCTCCGCGATCCGAAGAAACGCGAATTTGTTTGGATTACCGAATTCCCGATGTTCGAATACAGCGAAACGGAAGGCCGCTACATGGCGATGCATCACCCGTTCACCAATCCGCTTCCGGAACATCTCGAAATGATGCTCTCGGGCAATTTGAAGGATTGCAACGCCGAAGCTTACGACCTCGTTTTGAACGGTGTCGAAATCGGTGGCGGTTCGATTCGTATTCACGATCCGAAAGTCCAAGAAAAAGTCTTCCGTCTTCTCGGTCTTTCCGAAGAACAAGTCCGCGATAAGTTCGGCTTCTTCGTGGATGCGTTCAAGTTCGGCGCTCCTCCGCACGGCGGTCTCGCCTTTGGTTTGGACCGTGTCGTCGCCACGATGGAAGGTCAAGATTCCATCCGCGATTTCATCGCCTTCCCGAAGAACACAAGTGCTTCGAGCCCGATGGACAACTGCCCGAGCGAAGTCGATGTCGCTCAGTTGAACGATTTGCATATTTCGATCAACAAAATCGACTAA
- a CDS encoding cytochrome c3 family protein, whose translation MKRKVKYLLCLILVGGTGLLLWDLLVYPESLHVPSAISFDHEKHGENIGVDCAKCHGGAETGMRALMPAKSDCMDCHNLPLTGTAEDEKLQEALKNASDFPFRFTSLLPANVIFPHGLHTKAGVTCETCHGSAKEINAGKRPIVRMEDCMDCHRGNRGFPKASTDCARCHR comes from the coding sequence TTGAAACGAAAAGTTAAATATCTGCTTTGCCTCATTCTCGTCGGCGGAACGGGGCTTCTTCTGTGGGATCTTTTGGTTTATCCTGAATCGTTGCATGTGCCTTCGGCGATTTCATTTGACCACGAAAAACACGGCGAAAATATCGGAGTCGATTGCGCCAAGTGTCATGGGGGAGCAGAAACGGGAATGCGCGCGTTAATGCCTGCGAAATCGGACTGTATGGATTGTCATAATTTGCCGCTCACCGGCACCGCAGAAGATGAAAAATTGCAAGAAGCGCTCAAAAATGCCTCGGATTTTCCGTTTCGTTTTACAAGTCTTTTGCCGGCGAATGTGATTTTCCCGCATGGATTACATACGAAAGCAGGAGTAACTTGCGAAACGTGTCACGGTTCTGCAAAAGAAATTAACGCGGGAAAGCGTCCGATTGTTCGGATGGAAGATTGTATGGATTGTCATCGCGGAAATCGCGGATTTCCCAAAGCTTCCACGGATTGTGCGAGGTGTCATCGATGA